Genomic window (Streptomyces sp. LX-29):
GGGGCGTCGGGCCGCTGGAGCGGGCGGCCGCCCGGGTCACGGCGCCAGGTTGAACCCGCCGTGGCTGCGGGCGAAGCGGAGCGAGTCGTAGAAGCGGTGGGCCTCGGTGCGGCGCTTGTTGCTGGTGAGCTGGACCAGGGTGCAGCCGCGGGCGCGGGCCCGCTCGATGGCCCAGCGCAGCAGCTCGCAGCCCAGCCCGCCGCCGCGGCGGTCGGCGCGGATGCGGACCGCCTCGATCAGGGCGCGCTCCTCGCCGCGGCGGCCCAGGCCCGGGATGTAGGTGAGCTGGAGGCAGCCGATGACCGTGCCGTCGCCCTCTCCAGCACGACCATCTCGTTCCGTGGGTCGCTGTCCACCGCCTCGAAGGAGCGCGCGTACGCCTCGTCCACCTCGATGGTGGCGGGGTCGATCACCTTCTCCTCGTCCTTGAGCCGGGCGGGGATCGCGGGCAGGTCGGTGCGGGTGGCGGGGCGGAAATCCATGGCCGGAGCATGGCATGCGCGCGACGAGAGAGGCGTGCGGGGAGGCGCCCCACGACACAGACTTTGAAGCCGACGCGATGCAGGTCGCGGCGCGTTGCGGTCGTCGCGGCCGAGTTCTGCGGGCCCTGCCCGTTCCGGCGGCTGCCGCACGTGCTGTCACCGTACGCGGTGTTCCTCGAAGGGGGCGGCACGCAGTTCTCCGCGCACTGGAGGCAGGTGTGGTGTGTGGTTGACGAGGCGGGCGGAGTTCCCGACCACGGCGATGCTGCTGGTGTTGTGGAGCAGGGCGGCGAGGACGGGGTTGATGGTGCCGCCCGCGCCGGCGAGGAGGCCGGTGAGGTTGACGCCGATGGCCAGGCCGTAGTTCTGCCGTACGACGCGCAGGGTGTGGCGGCTGAGTTCGACGACGGCGGCGACCTGGCGCAGGTCGTTGCCGGCCAGGGCGATGTCGGCGGTTTCCAGGGCGACGTGGGAGGAGTGCTCGCCCATGGCGATGCCGACGTCGGCGAGGGCGAGGGCGGGGGCGTCGTTGGTGCCGTCGCCCACCATCGCCACCGTGTGGCCCTCGGCCTGTAGGTCCCGGATGAGCTGGAGCTTTCCCTCCGGCAGGGCGTGGGCGTGCACTTCGGTGATGCCGAGGGCGTCGGCGACGACCTGCGCGGTCTCCGGGGCGTCACCGGTGAGCAGGATCAGCCTGCGGACCCCGAGGTCACGCAGCTGGCCGATGACGGTTTCGGCGCCGTCGCGCACGGCGTCGGAGACACCGAGCAGGCCGATGAGGTCGTCGTCGTGGGCCAGGCAGATCACGGTCTCACCGCCGTGGCGTAGCCGGTCGGTCCAGCCCTGCGCGTTCTCCGTCAGCTCCACACCGTGTCGGCGCAGCAGGGCGGGGCTGCCCACCAGGAGACGTGTTCCGTCGAGTTCGGCGCGCATGCCCATCCCGAGGACGACTTCGCATGCCTGGTGGATGGGGATGTGGAGGCGTTCCTCTTCGGTGCGCGCCACGATGGCCTGGGCGAGGGGGTGCAGGGCGTGCAGTTCTCCGGAGGCGGCCAGGCTCAGGACTTCGTCGGCGGTGAACCTCTCACTGAGCGTCACCACGCTGGTGACCAGGGGCCGTCCGAAGGTGAGGGTGCCGGTCTTGTCGAAGACGACGACGGTGACCCGTCCGATGCCCTCCAGGTGGGTGCCGCCCTTGATGAGGGTGCCGCGACGGGCGCCGTTGCCGATGGCGGCGCTGATGGCGGTCGGGGTGGCCAGGCCCGCGGCGCAGGGGCAGGCGATGAGGAGCATCGTCATCGCGCGCCGGGCGTCGCGGGTGACACCGTAGGTGAGGGCGGCCAGGGCGAAGGAGACGGGGACGAAGCGCCGGGTGAAGCGGGTGGCGACCGTCTGGATGGGGGCTCGGTCGGTCTGCGCCTCCTCGACGCGGCTGATGATCCGGCCCACGGTGGTGTCGCGCCCCACGGAGTCGGCACGGACGACGAGTGAGCCGGACGTGAGGATGGTGCCGGCGTAGACGTGGGAGCCGGTGCGGGCGTAGAC
Coding sequences:
- a CDS encoding GNAT family N-acetyltransferase, producing the protein MPCSGHGFPPRHPHRPARDPRPAQGRGEGDRPRHHRGGRGVRALLRGGGQRPTERDGRAGEGDGTVIGCLQLTYIPGLGRRGEERALIEAVRIRADRRGGGLGCELLRWAIERARARGCTLVQLTSNKRRTEAHRFYDSLRFARSHGGFNLAP
- a CDS encoding cation-translocating P-type ATPase yields the protein MPGVVVRSVAGGRARLTVPWLRTRPGSAGQVDERLTGLGGFRALRVFPRTGSVIIWVAPDQLDVDRLVTALEEAPPASAPVRTSRSLPDSSTGEVARLVVGGAVLALLALRRLLRRPRLSVGSSGFAAAVTVFTGLPFFRGALRSIRGRSSPGTDMLVSAATVISLVLRENVVALTVLWLLNIGEFLQTLTLRRTRRAIEELLTIGEERVWLMRGGVEVEVALADVEPGDDVAVYEHHRIPVDGHVLSGEALVDQAAVTGEALPVYARTGSHVYAGTILTSGSLVVRADSVGRDTTVGRIISRVEEAQTDRAPIQTVATRFTRRFVPVSFALAALTYGVTRDARRAMTMLLIACPCAAGLATPTAISAAIGNGARRGTLIKGGTHLEGIGRVTVVVFDKTGTLTFGRPLVTSVVTLSERFTADEVLSLAASGELHALHPLAQAIVARTEEERLHIPIHQACEVVLGMGMRAELDGTRLLVGSPALLRRHGVELTENAQGWTDRLRHGGETVICLAHDDDLIGLLGVSDAVRDGAETVIGQLRDLGVRRLILLTGDAPETAQVVADALGITEVHAHALPEGKLQLIRDLQAEGHTVAMVGDGTNDAPALALADVGIAMGEHSSHVALETADIALAGNDLRQVAAVVELSRHTLRVVRQNYGLAIGVNLTGLLAGAGGTINPVLAALLHNTSSIAVVGNSARLVNHTPHLPPVRGELRAAPFEEHRVR